In one Echinicola marina genomic region, the following are encoded:
- a CDS encoding alpha/beta hydrolase, which produces MNFKPLAVLILFSMAFHSVGLSQETHLYKTADSSNLYLEVYNPPDLNASQTAPAMLFFFGGGWVGGNKNQFQHHAQYFSQRGLVCFLVDYRVKNIHGTSPFESLMDAKSAIRYIRKNAKKFNIDPNRIIAAGGSAGGHLAAATAIIPGFNDPNDDAKTSCVPDALILFNPVIDNGPGGYGYDRIGDDYKDFSPLHNLKKSLPPTIFFLGTKDKLIPVETAKYYQRVSEKLGGLCPLFLYEDEEHGFFNYSHFEHYKDTIIKTDQFLQSLGYLNPEPIIEIK; this is translated from the coding sequence ATGAACTTTAAACCCCTCGCCGTTCTCATCCTTTTTTCTATGGCCTTCCATTCAGTCGGGCTATCCCAGGAAACACATCTCTACAAAACTGCAGACAGCAGTAATTTATATTTGGAGGTTTATAATCCACCTGATTTGAATGCTTCACAGACTGCTCCTGCCATGCTTTTCTTCTTTGGAGGGGGCTGGGTGGGAGGCAATAAAAACCAATTTCAACACCATGCCCAATACTTTTCTCAAAGAGGCTTAGTATGCTTTTTGGTAGATTACAGGGTAAAAAACATTCATGGTACTAGCCCTTTTGAATCATTGATGGATGCCAAATCAGCCATTAGGTACATACGAAAAAATGCGAAAAAGTTTAATATAGATCCTAATCGAATCATTGCAGCAGGAGGATCTGCAGGCGGACATCTGGCTGCTGCAACAGCCATAATTCCAGGCTTCAATGATCCTAATGATGATGCCAAAACCAGTTGTGTTCCCGATGCCTTGATCCTTTTCAATCCGGTCATTGACAATGGCCCCGGAGGCTATGGCTATGATCGCATTGGTGATGATTACAAAGATTTCTCACCTTTACACAATTTGAAAAAGAGCCTTCCTCCTACCATCTTCTTCCTTGGTACCAAAGACAAGCTGATCCCCGTAGAAACAGCAAAATATTACCAAAGGGTCAGTGAAAAATTGGGGGGTCTATGTCCACTCTTCCTCTATGAAGACGAAGAACATGGCTTTTTTAATTATTCTCACTTTGAGCATTACAAAGATACCATCATCAAAACCGATCAATTCTTACAGTCCTTGGGATACTTAAACCCTGAACCAATTATAGAAATAAAATAA
- a CDS encoding M14 family metallopeptidase, which translates to MHKNHFTQIHKLNSKVSVPFILLFLCLCFSCEKPQSKLQRLNPATLNAAFETSRESAITHRRFKHRDIQPLIKKHRGAFKVEELGKSVQGRSIQQLEFGEGETKVLLWSQMHGDESTATMALFDLFNFLEAKNDSFNIIRNVIRKNLKIRFIPMLNPDGAEVFTRRNAYGIDLNRDAIKEVSPEASILKAAREAFAPSFGFNLHDQQIYYNVEQTAKPATISVLAPAFNHKTEINDVRANAMQVIVGMNRILQKVIPEQVGKYDDAFEPRAFGDNFQKWGTSTILIESGGYPNDPEKQYIRQLNFMIILNALYEIAHGDYTAYAVEDYFRIPDNDRKLMDLILKNVTIHDGENKYQLDLGIKRQNMEMENGYAVKGQIDDVGDLSVYFGYKELDASGLEYVEGKLAEESIVDISDLDREKALELLKEGFLAIRLKNMPESPFHDLPILVLHEHDSIPSGYNAGSAPNFYLKKNNELLYAVVNGYLINLKKPEATGLKQSIW; encoded by the coding sequence ATGCACAAAAATCATTTCACCCAAATACATAAGCTGAATTCAAAAGTAAGTGTCCCTTTTATTTTACTGTTTTTATGTTTGTGCTTTTCCTGCGAGAAACCACAAAGCAAATTACAGCGGCTCAATCCGGCCACCCTGAATGCAGCCTTTGAAACTTCCAGGGAATCGGCCATCACCCATCGCAGGTTTAAGCACAGGGATATACAGCCATTGATCAAGAAGCACAGAGGGGCTTTTAAGGTGGAAGAACTGGGAAAATCCGTACAAGGACGTTCTATCCAACAGCTGGAATTTGGTGAAGGTGAAACCAAAGTATTGCTTTGGTCCCAGATGCACGGTGATGAAAGCACAGCAACCATGGCCTTATTTGATCTCTTTAATTTCTTGGAAGCCAAAAATGACAGTTTTAATATTATCAGAAATGTGATCAGGAAAAACCTCAAAATCAGGTTTATCCCAATGCTTAACCCTGATGGAGCAGAGGTCTTTACCAGAAGAAATGCCTATGGTATCGACCTCAACAGGGATGCCATCAAAGAGGTGTCTCCTGAGGCCAGCATCTTAAAAGCTGCAAGGGAAGCATTTGCACCAAGCTTTGGCTTTAACCTGCACGATCAGCAGATCTATTACAATGTAGAACAAACAGCAAAACCAGCAACCATCTCAGTCTTGGCTCCCGCCTTCAATCACAAAACTGAAATCAATGATGTAAGGGCAAATGCCATGCAGGTAATCGTAGGTATGAATAGGATCCTCCAAAAAGTCATTCCCGAACAAGTGGGCAAATATGATGATGCTTTTGAACCAAGGGCATTTGGTGACAACTTCCAAAAATGGGGAACCAGCACCATTCTCATAGAATCAGGAGGCTATCCCAATGACCCCGAAAAACAGTATATCAGACAGCTCAACTTCATGATTATCCTCAATGCCTTATATGAAATTGCCCACGGGGATTATACAGCATATGCAGTGGAAGACTATTTCCGCATCCCGGACAATGACCGCAAACTGATGGACTTAATCCTAAAAAATGTTACCATCCATGATGGAGAAAATAAGTATCAATTGGACTTGGGCATTAAAAGGCAAAACATGGAAATGGAAAATGGCTATGCAGTAAAAGGTCAAATTGATGATGTCGGAGACCTGTCTGTATATTTTGGATATAAAGAACTCGATGCTTCAGGCTTGGAATATGTAGAAGGAAAATTAGCAGAAGAAAGTATTGTGGATATTTCTGATCTTGACAGGGAAAAAGCCTTGGAACTTTTAAAAGAAGGATTCTTGGCCATTAGATTAAAAAATATGCCTGAATCTCCATTTCATGATCTCCCTATCCTGGTGTTACATGAACATGACAGCATTCCCAGTGGCTACAATGCAGGTAGTGCCCCTAATTTCTATCTTAAGAAAAATAACGAACTACTTTATGCTGTAGTCAACGGCTACCTGATCAACCTAAAAAAACCTGAAGCAACAGGACTCAAACAAAGTATTTGGTAA
- a CDS encoding dipeptide epimerase — MRLQVFIKQLPLKHTFTIAHQSRDVQETLIVKLEDGGLFGLGESTTNPFYGMTVENMGAALEAARPVVEKGDWESPEQLWEMCKDIFARNPFAQCALDLAAWDLFTKKQGLKLYEYLKLDPATIPTTNFTIGIASTEKMVEKMKELDWPIYKIKLGTDHDMEIIRELRKHTDAIFRIDANCAWTADQAITYSSELQKLNVEFMEQPLGKDDMEGMKEVYQHSKLPVIADESCIVEADVEKCHGLFHGINVKLVKAGGITPGLRMLYKAKKLGMKTMVGCMTESSVGISAIAHIAPLLDYVDMDGAMLLSKDIATGVTIVPGRVTFPEGPGIGAKLLD; from the coding sequence ATGAGGCTACAAGTCTTTATCAAACAGCTTCCATTGAAGCATACCTTTACCATAGCACATCAAAGTAGGGATGTGCAGGAGACCCTTATTGTCAAATTGGAAGATGGAGGGCTATTTGGACTGGGGGAGTCCACTACCAATCCGTTTTATGGGATGACAGTGGAAAATATGGGGGCTGCTTTGGAGGCGGCAAGGCCAGTAGTAGAAAAAGGAGATTGGGAAAGTCCCGAGCAACTTTGGGAAATGTGTAAGGATATTTTTGCTAGGAACCCCTTTGCCCAATGTGCCTTGGATTTGGCTGCATGGGATCTTTTTACCAAGAAGCAAGGCCTCAAACTTTATGAATACCTCAAACTGGACCCTGCGACTATACCGACTACCAATTTTACCATAGGAATAGCCAGTACAGAGAAAATGGTTGAAAAGATGAAAGAGCTGGATTGGCCTATCTATAAGATCAAACTGGGAACGGATCATGATATGGAAATCATCAGGGAGCTCAGAAAGCATACAGATGCAATATTTAGGATAGATGCCAACTGTGCCTGGACGGCTGATCAGGCAATCACTTATTCTTCAGAACTGCAAAAACTCAATGTAGAGTTTATGGAGCAGCCCTTGGGCAAAGATGATATGGAAGGGATGAAGGAAGTTTATCAACATAGTAAGTTGCCTGTGATAGCAGATGAAAGTTGTATTGTAGAAGCAGATGTGGAGAAATGTCATGGACTTTTTCATGGTATTAATGTAAAGCTGGTTAAGGCTGGAGGGATTACTCCGGGGCTTAGGATGTTATACAAAGCCAAGAAGTTAGGTATGAAAACGATGGTAGGTTGTATGACCGAATCTTCGGTGGGGATTTCAGCGATTGCCCATATCGCTCCATTATTGGATTATGTGGATATGGATGGGGCCATGCTTTTGTCCAAGGACATAGCCACGGGAGTTACCATAGTGCCCGGAAGGGTCACTTTTCCTGAGGGACCGGGGATTGGAGCAAAGCTTTTGGATTAA
- a CDS encoding aminotransferase class I/II-fold pyridoxal phosphate-dependent enzyme: MQHHSISHKIGRTIPWQGKDYLYFSGTAYLGMGSVPEFEEMIMAGLVQYGPNHGASRFSNVQLQVYEELEEYFAAESGAPYAALLSSGFMAGYICHSILGEICDELWPAPDAHPAILPNNLDVDINCAFGDFAQNCIKKSHTCEGKTIGILCNAVDTIKPAIHDFQWVERLSSANDYYLLIDDSHAFGIFGKGIFGTYAVWKELPVKLIVTGSLGKALATPAGVILGEAAFVAKVKNSTIFRGASPAAPGNCQAFLRADRLFFRQQQSLRENMSYVFDKIKDLQGLRFEQDFPVITFENTGFAGPLLEAGVLISSFSYPRPEDPPVDRIILSAYHRREDLDFLVDQLCQLLR; the protein is encoded by the coding sequence ATGCAACACCATTCAATCTCGCATAAAATAGGCCGTACTATTCCCTGGCAAGGGAAAGATTACCTGTATTTTAGTGGAACGGCTTATTTAGGGATGGGAAGTGTGCCTGAATTTGAGGAGATGATCATGGCGGGCTTGGTGCAGTATGGGCCAAATCATGGGGCCAGTAGGTTTAGTAATGTACAGCTTCAGGTTTATGAGGAACTTGAGGAGTATTTTGCTGCTGAATCAGGGGCGCCATATGCCGCTTTATTGAGCAGTGGTTTTATGGCAGGGTATATTTGTCACAGCATATTGGGAGAAATATGTGATGAGTTATGGCCTGCTCCAGATGCCCACCCTGCTATATTGCCCAATAACCTTGATGTAGATATAAATTGCGCTTTTGGGGATTTTGCCCAGAACTGCATTAAAAAAAGCCATACTTGTGAAGGTAAGACCATAGGTATTTTATGCAACGCCGTGGACACCATAAAACCTGCTATTCATGATTTTCAGTGGGTGGAAAGACTGTCTTCGGCAAATGACTACTATTTGCTGATAGATGATAGTCATGCTTTTGGGATTTTTGGAAAAGGTATTTTTGGAACCTATGCAGTATGGAAAGAGCTTCCAGTAAAATTGATAGTGACAGGATCCCTTGGAAAAGCGCTGGCTACTCCAGCAGGGGTAATTTTGGGAGAAGCGGCCTTTGTGGCTAAGGTAAAAAATAGCACTATATTCAGAGGGGCTTCTCCTGCTGCGCCAGGCAATTGTCAGGCATTCTTGCGGGCAGACAGGCTTTTTTTCCGTCAGCAGCAATCGCTAAGAGAGAATATGTCATATGTTTTTGATAAAATCAAAGACTTACAGGGATTACGCTTTGAGCAGGATTTTCCCGTTATCACTTTTGAAAACACAGGATTTGCAGGACCATTGCTAGAAGCAGGGGTACTTATTTCTTCATTTTCATATCCCAGACCCGAAGATCCTCCTGTAGATAGAATCATCCTTTCAGCTTACCATAGAAGAGAGGATTTGGATTTTTTAGTTGATCAGCTGTGTCAATTATTAAGGTGA
- a CDS encoding SusC/RagA family TonB-linked outer membrane protein: protein MNKNLQSLMVFVMLLFSQTVLAQTKTISGTVTDAGDGMAIPGVNVFLKGTTNGTSTDLDGKYNLANVPEDGTLVFSFIGYVSQEVAAAGKNTIDISLAQDTEELGEVVVTALGISKEKEKLGYSVTEVGSESLNKARETNVANSLAGRVAGLVVKGTSSGPGGTSKVTLRGIPSISGSGSPLYVINGVPMDNSQRGSAGQWGGSDNGDGIGNLSPDDIESMTVLKGQAASALYGTRASNGVIMITTKKGSKGDDWSLNYTLNYMAEKAVDFTDFQQVYGQGTGGNKPGSADEAKTTGRLAWGAMMDGSSVIGFDGNQYTYSPASENYIDFYRTGSNLTNTVSISKGFADGSFRFSYSNLNAQSIVPNSDVNRNTFNLSVEQNISDKINISAMVNYIDQRSENIPFLSDGPKNPNNFLFLAPNIDHNIFAPGYDEATGAETVFSDDIYVTNPYFITNQGVNDLGRRRMITAISAKYSFTEKIYAMLRMGNDVSNDKVFSVDPYGMAYTNNLQGGLSGRGQSERSELNVDAIFGAQVDLTQDIDLDAIVGASVRNNKYETVGVGGSRFVLPYLYSPFNVEAFSRSYDYDEREVHSAYYSLDFGYKDFLTLTTTGRYDTYSTLAPMKDTGIFTTSVTGAFIFDRLLDIPAMDFGKLRASYAVTSGQPYAAYLTKFYYTSANAYAGVPAGSSPLTLPNQNLKPYTTDEIEIGLDVSFFKGRLAFDVAYYDKTTHREIMDANLSITSGFNSYTVATGSINNKGLEVLVTGVPVRNNDFSWTTSFNMTSMKNKVLSTDNNNNPINLGQNRATLGNAVTAFVVGEAGPQIRAYDYAYDDDGNIMVDEAGLPIRGELKNWGSVLPTFYGGWNNEFSYKGINMSFLIDYSYGNKVLSATEFYSHFRGLHKNTLVGREGGVTNDGVTASAEDYYRALAQNVTSTSVVDGDYIKLRQFTLGYSLPSKIFANTPVLKGLDISFVARNLAILMRKADNIDPEANFGSNINYIGIEGTSLPSTRSFGFNLNFKLN, encoded by the coding sequence ATGAACAAAAATCTACAATCCCTGATGGTATTTGTGATGCTGCTGTTCAGTCAGACAGTATTAGCACAAACCAAGACGATTTCAGGAACGGTTACAGATGCGGGTGATGGAATGGCCATTCCCGGGGTAAACGTTTTTCTGAAAGGTACTACGAACGGTACTTCCACCGATTTGGATGGCAAGTATAATTTAGCCAATGTCCCAGAAGATGGTACACTGGTTTTTTCTTTTATTGGTTATGTTTCCCAAGAGGTTGCTGCAGCTGGGAAAAACACCATAGATATAAGTTTGGCTCAAGACACTGAAGAATTGGGCGAAGTGGTGGTAACCGCTTTGGGTATCAGTAAGGAAAAGGAAAAGCTGGGCTACTCCGTGACGGAAGTGGGCAGCGAGAGCTTAAACAAAGCCCGTGAAACGAATGTCGCTAATTCACTAGCTGGCCGCGTAGCGGGTTTGGTGGTGAAAGGAACAAGTAGTGGCCCTGGAGGTACTTCTAAGGTCACTTTGAGAGGGATACCTAGTATCAGTGGTTCAGGCTCTCCTTTATATGTGATCAATGGTGTGCCGATGGATAACTCCCAAAGAGGATCGGCAGGTCAATGGGGCGGTAGTGATAATGGTGATGGAATTGGTAACCTGAGTCCAGATGATATAGAGTCCATGACCGTTTTGAAAGGACAGGCGGCTTCTGCACTTTATGGTACCAGGGCTTCCAATGGTGTAATCATGATCACGACTAAAAAAGGTTCTAAAGGAGATGATTGGTCATTGAATTATACCTTAAACTATATGGCTGAAAAGGCGGTAGACTTTACTGATTTCCAGCAGGTATATGGTCAGGGTACAGGGGGAAATAAACCGGGCAGTGCAGATGAGGCAAAGACCACAGGAAGGTTGGCCTGGGGTGCTATGATGGATGGAAGTTCTGTAATTGGCTTTGATGGCAATCAGTACACTTACAGCCCAGCTTCTGAAAACTATATTGATTTTTACAGAACAGGTTCTAACCTGACCAACACGGTGTCTATTTCCAAAGGTTTTGCAGATGGTTCATTTAGATTTTCCTATTCAAATTTGAATGCACAATCCATCGTTCCTAACAGTGATGTAAACAGGAATACCTTTAACCTCAGTGTTGAGCAGAATATTTCAGATAAGATCAATATTTCTGCCATGGTCAACTATATCGATCAGCGTTCTGAAAATATTCCTTTCTTGAGTGATGGTCCTAAAAACCCAAACAACTTCCTGTTCTTGGCGCCAAATATTGACCATAATATCTTTGCTCCTGGCTATGATGAAGCGACCGGTGCTGAGACTGTTTTCAGTGATGATATCTATGTAACCAATCCTTATTTTATCACCAATCAAGGTGTAAATGACTTGGGAAGAAGAAGAATGATTACGGCTATTTCTGCAAAATATAGCTTTACGGAAAAAATCTATGCCATGTTAAGAATGGGTAATGATGTTTCCAATGATAAAGTTTTTAGTGTAGATCCCTATGGAATGGCTTATACCAATAATTTGCAAGGGGGGCTTTCTGGAAGAGGACAGTCTGAAAGATCAGAGCTAAATGTGGATGCTATTTTTGGGGCCCAGGTGGATTTGACCCAAGATATAGATTTGGATGCCATTGTAGGAGCAAGTGTTAGAAACAACAAATATGAAACTGTAGGAGTAGGTGGTAGTAGATTTGTGCTTCCTTATCTATATTCTCCTTTTAACGTGGAGGCATTTTCCAGATCTTATGATTATGATGAAAGAGAAGTTCATTCTGCGTATTACTCACTGGATTTTGGGTATAAAGACTTTTTGACTTTAACTACAACGGGTAGGTATGATACCTATAGTACCCTAGCTCCTATGAAGGATACAGGGATATTTACTACTTCAGTAACTGGAGCATTTATATTTGACAGATTATTGGATATCCCAGCGATGGATTTTGGGAAGCTTAGAGCATCTTATGCAGTAACAAGTGGTCAACCTTATGCAGCTTATTTGACCAAGTTTTATTATACCTCAGCAAATGCATATGCAGGTGTTCCTGCAGGTTCTTCTCCATTGACTTTACCCAATCAGAACTTAAAGCCATATACAACAGATGAGATTGAGATTGGTTTGGATGTAAGTTTTTTCAAGGGACGACTAGCCTTTGATGTAGCTTATTATGATAAAACTACCCATAGGGAAATTATGGATGCCAATTTGAGTATTACATCAGGATTTAATAGTTATACTGTGGCTACAGGTTCTATCAATAACAAAGGTTTGGAAGTATTGGTGACTGGCGTACCTGTAAGGAATAATGACTTCAGCTGGACGACTTCCTTTAATATGACCAGTATGAAAAATAAGGTACTCAGCACAGATAATAATAATAATCCTATAAACTTGGGACAAAATAGGGCTACTTTGGGCAATGCTGTTACGGCTTTCGTAGTGGGAGAAGCTGGACCTCAGATCAGGGCTTATGATTATGCTTATGATGATGATGGCAATATCATGGTAGACGAGGCAGGACTGCCCATTAGAGGAGAACTGAAAAATTGGGGTTCTGTATTGCCTACTTTCTATGGTGGTTGGAATAACGAATTCAGCTATAAAGGAATTAATATGTCTTTCTTGATCGATTATAGCTATGGCAATAAAGTGCTGTCGGCTACTGAATTCTATTCCCATTTCAGGGGATTGCATAAAAACACCCTTGTGGGAAGAGAAGGAGGCGTGACCAATGATGGAGTTACGGCCAGTGCCGAAGATTATTATAGGGCTTTGGCGCAGAATGTTACCTCTACTAGTGTGGTAGACGGGGATTATATCAAGTTGAGACAATTTACACTTGGTTATTCTTTACCGTCCAAAATATTTGCCAATACACCAGTATTGAAAGGTTTGGACATTTCCTTCGTGGCCAGAAACCTGGCGATTCTTATGCGAAAAGCGGATAATATAGATCCTGAGGCCAACTTTGGGTCCAATATTAATTATATTGGTATAGAAGGTACCAGTTTGCCTAGCACCAGATCTTTCGGGTTTAACCTTAACTTTAAATTGAATTGA
- a CDS encoding SusD/RagB family nutrient-binding outer membrane lipoprotein, with protein sequence MKRYISLFLTGLLLAVSACDDNFEDINTDPNRADGNLFDPNLILPTVSYNYGNMVTGYTGSILFQSMWVQVLASTTTGGANYYSNGDKYVASVNTNSYIQSVWGDGYSAASRIYQMQSLAQQKGMTNLDAVGQIMKILTLSFVSDIYGDIPYTEALQAENGITQPTYDAQDALYMNMLEDLDGALSALGTGSDAITNDVIYDGDIAKWKKFGYSLMLKMAMRLVNVDATTAQTYVQKAVAGGVFASTADEAVLVSDQTNGYANSSANALNTVDDVYEVRWSDNLINFMKAVDDPRLPVIAEVPPAGLAANRNGNVVGDNDPAVQIGLPNGYDLKGGDTDIVNEPNYPGATGSGDDVAPIGAYSRPTAIYRDRDAPIFVLTYAEVELLLADAALRGYSTPMTAAEHYRAGVIAAMTSIGKFGGGAVSASDAVSFADANPLDMSTTENGLKMVNEQIWATTGVMVNFVESWNNWKRSGYPELTPVTYTGSFSPGQIPRRQLYPASESTTNPSSLADAIARMGGDTWTTKVWWDVQ encoded by the coding sequence ATGAAAAGATATATATCCTTATTCTTAACAGGATTATTGCTGGCAGTCTCTGCCTGTGATGATAATTTTGAAGATATCAATACCGACCCCAACCGAGCGGACGGTAATTTGTTTGATCCCAACCTGATTTTGCCAACCGTGTCCTATAACTACGGAAATATGGTGACAGGTTATACAGGTTCCATACTTTTCCAAAGTATGTGGGTACAGGTTTTAGCTTCTACCACTACCGGTGGGGCCAATTACTATTCCAATGGTGACAAATATGTGGCCTCTGTAAATACCAACAGTTATATTCAAAGCGTTTGGGGCGATGGCTATTCTGCTGCTTCCAGGATTTACCAGATGCAATCTTTGGCTCAGCAAAAGGGAATGACCAATTTAGATGCTGTGGGGCAAATCATGAAGATTTTGACCCTGTCCTTTGTTTCAGATATTTATGGTGATATACCTTATACTGAAGCTTTGCAAGCTGAAAATGGCATTACACAGCCCACTTATGATGCTCAGGATGCACTCTATATGAACATGTTGGAGGATCTTGATGGAGCGCTGAGTGCTTTGGGTACTGGTTCTGATGCCATTACCAATGATGTGATCTATGACGGGGATATTGCAAAATGGAAAAAATTCGGTTATTCATTGATGCTTAAGATGGCCATGAGATTGGTTAATGTGGATGCTACCACTGCCCAGACTTATGTACAAAAGGCCGTTGCTGGTGGGGTATTTGCTTCCACTGCGGATGAAGCTGTTTTGGTGTCGGACCAAACCAATGGCTATGCCAATTCCAGCGCTAATGCCCTGAATACGGTGGATGATGTGTATGAGGTGCGTTGGTCTGATAATCTGATTAATTTTATGAAGGCCGTGGATGATCCAAGGCTTCCCGTGATTGCCGAAGTGCCACCAGCTGGATTGGCAGCCAATAGAAACGGTAATGTGGTTGGTGATAATGATCCGGCTGTACAAATAGGTTTGCCAAATGGTTATGACCTTAAAGGTGGGGATACGGACATTGTGAACGAGCCTAATTATCCAGGCGCTACTGGTTCTGGGGATGATGTAGCACCAATAGGCGCCTATTCCAGACCAACTGCGATTTACAGGGATAGAGACGCTCCTATATTTGTGTTGACCTATGCAGAGGTGGAGCTATTATTGGCTGATGCGGCTTTGAGAGGTTATAGTACACCGATGACTGCTGCTGAACATTATAGAGCAGGTGTGATCGCTGCCATGACCAGTATTGGAAAATTTGGTGGTGGAGCAGTAAGTGCGTCAGATGCAGTGAGCTTTGCTGATGCCAATCCATTAGATATGAGCACTACTGAGAATGGATTGAAAATGGTCAATGAGCAGATCTGGGCTACTACAGGTGTGATGGTTAACTTTGTGGAATCTTGGAATAACTGGAAAAGATCAGGTTATCCTGAATTGACTCCAGTGACCTATACAGGTAGTTTCTCTCCAGGCCAAATTCCTAGAAGACAGCTTTATCCAGCTTCAGAAAGTACAACTAACCCTTCTAGCTTAGCTGATGCGATTGCCAGAATGGGTGGCGACACGTGGACTACAAAAGTTTGGTGGGATGTCCAATAG
- a CDS encoding DUF4221 family protein, with translation MKKLFFTALPFLIASCSEKTSEETSSLSDNAGKKFTLEVVDTLFIDSGEDIILIENQKARTDFSDDLKYYFNYNYKQNLIDVINLKEHKLERQIPFETEGPNGTTSYVSSIDHFDQDKFMINNFNHGLQIFDSTGQKLESFRLNNDDLRGDSLNTNESINTSGIIDPITSKYYSIYGNGFGAPLGIAIIDIKSKTLTKKPIKGLDAIKVYKVDFIRDGGRTSRSASVYFQREMDKIIISNSSINELFVYHMKNDTTSHYSFDSKLTTNRQQKPSKNLVHSQEEFKSTYVSTGKVVSFSPFIVNPEQERYYRISYGKDTPQQQEFTYVLTVFDKNFNQISESIIPRRFYSSINIVKDNKIFFQHNIEDELAFVVMEVKEI, from the coding sequence ATGAAAAAGCTATTTTTTACAGCTTTACCTTTTTTGATTGCTTCTTGTTCTGAAAAAACCTCTGAGGAAACTTCAAGTTTGTCTGACAATGCCGGAAAGAAATTCACACTGGAAGTAGTAGACACCCTTTTTATCGATTCAGGAGAAGACATAATTTTAATTGAAAATCAAAAGGCTAGGACAGACTTTAGTGATGATCTAAAGTATTATTTCAACTATAATTACAAGCAAAACCTCATCGATGTCATTAATTTAAAAGAGCACAAACTGGAAAGGCAAATCCCTTTCGAAACAGAAGGTCCTAATGGCACCACTAGTTATGTATCCAGCATTGATCATTTTGACCAGGATAAATTTATGATCAATAATTTTAATCATGGATTACAAATTTTTGATAGCACAGGTCAAAAATTGGAGAGCTTTCGATTGAACAATGATGATCTTAGAGGGGATAGTTTAAATACAAACGAAAGTATCAACACCTCTGGCATTATAGACCCCATTACATCTAAATATTATTCGATTTATGGGAATGGTTTTGGGGCACCTCTTGGCATCGCTATAATCGATATAAAATCAAAAACTTTAACCAAAAAACCCATAAAAGGACTTGATGCCATTAAAGTCTATAAGGTAGATTTTATTAGGGATGGTGGTAGAACTTCGAGAAGTGCATCTGTTTACTTTCAAAGGGAAATGGATAAAATTATTATTTCCAACAGTTCCATTAACGAACTTTTCGTATACCACATGAAAAATGACACCACAAGCCATTATTCATTTGATAGTAAACTAACCACGAATAGACAACAAAAACCCAGTAAGAACCTGGTACATTCCCAAGAAGAATTCAAGAGTACATATGTATCAACAGGCAAGGTAGTTAGCTTCAGTCCTTTCATTGTAAACCCTGAGCAAGAAAGGTATTACAGAATTTCTTACGGAAAAGATACACCCCAGCAGCAAGAGTTCACCTATGTGCTAACGGTTTTCGATAAAAATTTCAACCAAATATCCGAAAGCATAATTCCAAGACGATTCTATTCATCTATCAATATCGTAAAAGACAATAAAATATTCTTTCAGCACAATATAGAAGATGAACTCGCCTTTGTGGTGATGGAGGTGAAGGAAATTTAA
- a CDS encoding RNA methyltransferase — MKKLSMDELNRLSVEEYKTANKIPLVIVLNNIRSLNNVGSAFRTSDAFRIEKIYLCGITGTPPHRDIQKTALGATESVEWEHTSSTMEAIDSLKAKGYQICSLEQVDKSTMLQDFQPSQDGKYALVFGNEVFGVEEEVIQASDHVLEIPQFGTKHSLNISVSMGITIWDFISKMGALESK; from the coding sequence ATGAAAAAATTAAGCATGGACGAGCTCAACAGACTGTCTGTTGAAGAATATAAAACCGCAAACAAAATACCTTTGGTCATTGTCCTGAACAATATCCGTAGCCTGAACAATGTAGGCTCCGCCTTCAGAACTTCTGATGCTTTCCGTATTGAGAAAATATACCTTTGCGGAATCACAGGCACCCCACCACATAGAGACATTCAAAAAACTGCCTTAGGTGCAACCGAGTCTGTAGAATGGGAGCATACAAGCAGCACCATGGAGGCCATTGACTCACTCAAAGCAAAAGGTTATCAAATCTGTTCTTTGGAGCAAGTAGACAAAAGCACCATGCTTCAGGATTTCCAACCTTCACAAGATGGAAAATATGCACTGGTCTTTGGCAATGAAGTCTTCGGGGTGGAAGAAGAGGTCATACAAGCCAGCGACCATGTGCTGGAAATACCCCAATTCGGCACCAAACATTCCTTAAATATCTCAGTAAGCATGGGCATCACCATCTGGGATTTTATTTCAAAGATGGGAGCATTGGAGAGTAAATAA